In Streptosporangiales bacterium, a genomic segment contains:
- a CDS encoding urease subunit gamma — protein sequence MRLTPHEQERLLIHVAARLAEERRARGLRLNHPEATAVITSFLLEGARDGRSVADLMSDGRTVLGRDDVMDGVPEMLDEVQVEATFPDGTKLITVHRPIP from the coding sequence ATGCGACTGACGCCGCACGAACAGGAACGGCTGCTGATCCACGTCGCGGCGCGGCTCGCCGAGGAGCGCCGTGCCCGCGGGCTCCGGCTCAACCATCCCGAGGCGACCGCCGTGATCACCTCCTTCCTCCTCGAGGGCGCCCGCGACGGCAGGTCGGTGGCCGACCTGATGTCCGACGGGCGCACCGTGCTCGGCCGCGACGACGTCATGGACGGCGTACCCGAGATGCTCGACGAGGTGCAGGTGGAGGCCACCTTCCCCGACGGCACGAAGCTGATCACCGTGCATCGGCCGATCCCGTGA
- a CDS encoding urease subunit beta, whose translation MPGEVLVGTEPILLNEGRPTVTMVVNNAGDRPVQVGSHFHFAQVNTALLFDRAAAAGHRLDIPAGTAVRFEPGLSREVTLVPLAGRRHVPSLQVDRGEEPADES comes from the coding sequence ATTCCCGGGGAGGTGCTCGTCGGCACCGAGCCGATCCTGCTCAACGAGGGCCGGCCGACGGTGACGATGGTCGTGAACAACGCCGGTGACCGTCCCGTCCAGGTGGGCTCGCACTTCCACTTCGCGCAGGTCAACACCGCCCTGCTGTTCGACCGCGCCGCGGCCGCGGGGCACCGGCTCGACATCCCCGCGGGCACCGCCGTCAGGTTCGAGCCCGGCCTGAGCCGGGAGGTGACCCTGGTGCCGCTCGCCGGGCGGCGGCACGTACCTAGCCTGCAGGTCGACCGCGGCGAGGAGCCCGCCGATGAGTCATGA